In Parasteatoda tepidariorum isolate YZ-2023 chromosome 2, CAS_Ptep_4.0, whole genome shotgun sequence, one DNA window encodes the following:
- the LOC107439685 gene encoding phospholipase A and acyltransferase 1-like — MKMNVQKVSSPLPARRTKNCNSPFNNSPSDKLFLKSDCFGLGSFISSNELQPEVGDLIQVDRVLYTHWALYVGDGNVVHVAHLDRDNNEITPLDTAVIRLSSLSDVAGPNGGVRVNNKIVGAKDRGLEPLPVETVLENCYADLDKEVTFNMLTKNSEHYVTEWKYGSGWSDQAAITMTVMRTLSSDCLIGHNVLVSSLNAVLNSPGSPAAGRNTPNFSSSPVNDDSSGDEKNLKTDTRRA; from the exons atgaaaatgaacgTTCAAAAAGTTAGCAGTCCTTTGCCGGCTAGAAGGACAAAAAACTGTAATTCTCCTTTTAATAATTCACCATCGgataaactttttctaaaatccGATTGTTTTGGTCTGGGTTCATTCATATCATCAAATGAATTGCAACCAGAAGTTGGAGATTTAATTCAAGTTGACAGGGTTTTGTATACGCATTGGGCGCTGTATGTCGGCGATGGGAATGTGGTCCATGTGGCACATCTGGATCGAGACAATAATGAAATAACGCCGTTGGACACTGCTGTCATCAGGTTGTCCAGCTTGAGCGATGTTGCCGGCCCGAATGGTGGTGTCcgagttaacaataaaatagttgGTGCTAAAGATAGAGGGTTGGAACCTTTACCTGTAGAAACTGTATTAGAAAACTGTTATGCTGATTTAGATAAGGAAGTGACTTTTAATATGCTAACTAAAAATAGTGAACATTACGTTACTGAATGGAAATATGGATCTGGATGGAGTGATcag GCTGCTATCACTATGACCGTGATGAGAACACTCTCTTCTGACTGCCTTATTGGTCACAATGTTCTGGTGTCCAGCTTAAACGCGGTCCTTAATTCTCCCGGATCACCCGCTGCCGGACGAAATACTCCCAATTTCTCATCAAGTCCAGTAAATGATGATTCCTCGGGtgatgaaaaaaacttaaagactGACACACGAAGAGCTTGA